Genomic DNA from Oncorhynchus tshawytscha isolate Ot180627B linkage group LG04, Otsh_v2.0, whole genome shotgun sequence:
GGTGGTTCTGGATGCCCGGCCCTATAGCTCTCTCAGGGCTCAGGGGAGCGTTCGAGCACACCTTCGACCCCCAGATGTTCACAGATTTGAGCAGAGCAGAGCGGCCACCTGCCCTACTCTGGTGACCCCCTGGGACATACTGCACTGTTGACAAAGCTATAGCCCCCCTGGTGAGCCCCAGCACAAAATGGGTGCATTCAGTCTCCCAATTGTCCTGCGGGGCCTATAGAAAAACATGCAGCCACACAGCACAACAATGCAGCCATTGAACACAAAAACAGAAGGCAAAATAACCAGagtttttgttttcaacaaaCTTGGTCAGCTCTTTCACTTTCTGGTTAatcagcagggtgtgtgtgtgtgtgtgcgtgtgcgtgtgtgtgtgtgcgcgtgcgtgtgtgtgtgtgtgtgtgtgtgcgtgcgtgcgtgtgtgcgtgtgtgtgtgtgtgcgtgtgtgtgtgtgtgtgtgcgcgtgcgtgtatATGTGTAAGTACATTTCAGTGGAATTTCAACAAGGCAGAAACAATAAATAGATGAGTACATTAACTTGTTTATTTTAATCGTAATGGTTCATGTTGCATTACCATAAATACTTTAATCAATGAGTAACTGGTGATCTTATAACTTTTCAGGGGGGAATAATCTATTAATTTAAGAGACAACATTTCTTTAAATTGTATTTAAGTGGGTGATGTTAGTGGGTGGTGGGCAGTCAAGATGTTTGTTTGGGAAACTGAAAATGAAAATTGTCAGTATTATAATCATAAATTAGAAGGTGTGATTTGAAATGGTTATATGTTTGTAGTACATGTAAAAGCAATGAGTGAGAGGCCCATTCAATCTGTGAGAGAATAGCCCAGCCAGTTCCTGTGCAGCAAATCCTCGACGATGTAAAATGCAAAGGCTACCAGCGTAGAGGGCCTACCACATGCCACCACTAGTCCGTTGGTGGGAAACAGAATCAGAATCGTTCATAGTGTAACGTACACAAAGTCCGCGTGTTGGGCAGGACTTTATTTTACGGTATAGACATTATGTAGGCCTACTTAACGACATGGTGAAATGGTAATTACACAATAATAATTAAATGTAGGCCTATTATTACTTGTTTCTATGGGATTTACCACTTGACACTCATACGATCCCATCTATGAGCAGCATGTAGGCATTTAGCCCATCGGCAACAGACAGTGAAGATGACTACCACGACAGAGAAATGACAGGATAGAGATCATTCAAAAGAAAAGCTTGCGTGTTCAGAAGGTGTGAAATGTTCATCTTACTTCAGTATTTATGTTTAAGCAGAACACGGGTATGGAAATCATAAGTAATATAACAGGCTAATATAACACTGTTGAAAACAAATCGATTCCAGGTCTATCATTGGTTTAATAGGCTATTGAGTATGTTTGGAAACATGAAAACTCATATGTGGGTGTTGGTTTGTTACACGACCTTGGCTAAAGAAAGCATGGGATTTTAAGAAAAGCGCGTGAgcgagttctctctctctctctttctctctctctctctctcactctttcctcaaCAGTGCTTTAGAAACCACACTGAGCTCTGGGATAGTTCTCCTTCCTTGCAGCAGATGGCAGCAGATTTATGTTCTGGACTCGTGCATGGAGCTGTCCATGGGTCTTTGAAACACCACGCAGTCCACTAATTTTGAGGATGGGCCACTTTTTTTCAATCACACTTATTAAGAATGACATATATTATGAATGAAATACCATTTATACTTCAATTATTATATATCACATTGTGGAATGTTCATGTTTTTTCCCAGATAAATCTGTCTTATTTTTCTTTTGTTGTCATCTGTTGAAGAGAATTACTCCCCCTCTATCCAATGTCCGATGAGATGAAACGCATTTTCAGTTTGGATTCAATACAATAAAAAATCAATCGACAAAAACCAAGTTACTTATAAATGCAGAAATAGTTACTCGTAATGCAGAAAACGGCTTTAGTTGCTTGCATAATTTGATGAGGCTACAGAGGTAGATAAGAATCGAAAGCCTATGAGAAAAGGTTCAAAAAGAAGATACACAAGTCGAAAATGAAacagaagaggaaggaaaccaggGGAGAAGATCTGCTTTTTATCTGTCGTCTGCTACCACCGAGACGAAACACTGCCAGGGAGAGCAGGACAACAAAACTCCGCGGCGACCTCATGGCAGTCTGACGTACACCTACCGCTGCTGGTATAAATGAATTCACGGCGTCACCAGGCGCAGATGATTTGAAGGACCAGTGAGCGCCCCGGCCgtcaacacacacatgcagacacacacactcacacacacacacagcaatctgcGTCATGCGTCGCCGGAATGAAGGAACGGGCACGGGAACTCCGATGGACCCCGTTAGTACCCACACCGGCTGCAGCACGAGGGACTGACCGAGCCTCCAGATTCCCCCCTTTGGCTCCCCTGTCCTATCCTACCGGGCGCGCCGTGTGTGTCTCGGACCCTGAAGAACTATGGATTTTATCAATAACGGCAGTGAAAATAACAATACGACCACAGCCTTTCCCGATGTTGTGGATGTCATTCCAGAGTGGGGTGACAATGACAAAGAAAAGGGGTCTAGAAGTGTTCCCGAGGTGGAGCTGAGTTACCAGGTGATCACCTCTCTGCTGCTCGGCGCGCTCATCCTCTGTTCCATATTCGGCAACGCGTGCGTTGTCGCGGCCATCGCGCTGGAGAGGTCTCTCCAGAACGTGGCCAACTATCTGATCGGCTCGTTAGCCGTCACGGACCTCATGGTATCAGTTCTGGTACTACCCATGGCGGCCCTCTACCAAGTCCTGAACAAATGGACTCTGGGACAGGAGATATGTGATATTTTCATCTCTCTGGACGTGTTGTGCTGCACGTCGTCCATTTTGCATCTGTGCGCAATTGCCCTGGACAGGTACTGGGCTATCACAGACCCCATAGACTATGTGAACAAACGGACACCCAGGCGAGCGGTGCTGCTGATCAGCGTGACTTGGCTGATTGGGTTCTCAATCTCCATCCCGCCCATGCTAGGCTGGAGGAAAGCCGAGGACAGGGCGAACCCGGACGCCTGCACCATCAGCCAGGACCCGGGCTACACCATCTACTCCACGTTCGGAGCTTTTTACATCCCGCTTATCCTCATGCTGGTCCTCTACGGGCGGATATTCAAGGCAGCCAGGTTCCAGGTTTGGAAAACTGTGAAGAAATCGGAAAAGGCAAAAGTGTCGGACAAGTGCTTGGCCGTGTCGCCGGCTATTTTCCACAAGAAGATCAACGTAGAGGCGGGGGGAAAGAACTGGAAACACAGTGTGGAACCTACATCCAAGCCTTCGTGCGTAAACGGCGCGGTGAACCACGGGGAGAACTGCGAGTCGTTGGAGATCATAGAAGTTACCAACAATTCTAAGAACCACCTGCCTCTCCCCAACACTCCACAGTCCTCACAAGAGGTTGAGAACAGGAACGAAAAGAACGCTGAGGCTAAGAGGAAAATAGCTCTGGCCAGGGAGCGGAAAACGGTAAAGACGCTCGGTATCATCATGGGGACTTTTATTTTCTGCTGGCTACCGTTTTTCATCGTGGCGCTGGTCTTGCCTTTCTGTGCGGATAGCTGTTACATGCCAGAGTGGCTGGGTGCCGTCATCAACTGGCTGGGCTATTCGAACTCTCTCCTAAACCCGATCATTTATGCCTACTTTAACAAAGACATCCAAAGTGCTttcaaaaaaattataaaatGCAAATTCCATAGACAGTGAGCCGTTCATCAGTAAAGTGTTTACGTTTACTTCATTCCAATGATGGAGTTTATGAAACGCACAAAAGCAAGGTGTTATTTTCAGGGACTGTCTCTAGCCGACGGTGTGAATTAGAAACAGAATAGCCTATGGGTCATATACAGTGAGACGTGGAGAGAGACATGCAGTATATTTGTAGGCCTATTATGCTGTGTACGCTGCTCCTGTGTAGCATATTCGATGTTGTAGATATCTGCAAGGCATCGTTGTATTCCCATGTAAGACGTGTTATTCAAATACAATTCACAGAATTCATGCATTCCATTCACgtgacctggtctcagagcatttcgtattactctgtacgtaaatccgagacactatatttagtatgatatgttacgtttcgtatggtatgtatccaCGAGACACGAAGGTTTCCGTcctacaataaaaaaatatagaaatactACAACTTCTGCGTGTAATGTCCACTCTTTAAGCACAAACATAGAGGGAAGCTTTCAATGAcagttgaaaaataaatcaaAGAAAGACTattcatatttgagattcaatTATTTCAATATAATCTGTTATTCTGGAATTCAGGTGATTAATTTCAAGCACGGCCAATTACACACAGACAGCCAATTAGGCATTAGGCATTTTTTTAGGCAATGTTGAATGAAGCTTAGCTCTAATACCAACATGGACAGTTAACGCATAAGTATATATGAGACAAATTTAAGAATATAGTTGACTGAATATGAAATTCTTTTCAGAGGTGTGAGATATTGATGTTATTGGGTGAGAAACCTATGTATGGGTGTTGCATTGATCTGCAAAGTAAATGGGTATCGAGCTAAACAGTTGCAACAGTTACATCTTCCATCAACTCCATCTAATGCAAAATGAGATGTGCAATTTTCAAAAACGGAAACAGCCATTACAGTTCAGATAAGGTTAAAAGGATGGGATCTTTCTgtcgcacgtacgcacgcacgacacacacacacacacacacacacacacacacacacacacacacacacacacacacacacacacacacacacacacacacacacacacacacacacacacacacacacacacacacacacacacacacacacacacacacacacacactacagaggcAGGCAGGGTCTTGTGCCATTGGAATGGGTTCAGAGCTAGCTATAAAGGTAACATTAACTTGAGGCACCTTGAATTGCATTACAATAGCGATTCTAACCACATACATAATGCAGTACATTGATTCTAACCATACATGTAAATGCATTATGTAGATCAGAACGCTTCATATAAATATGTAACAGATCCTAAAATTACTCAGAAATGCATTGCGTTCGAATCACAAACTCTCTATGGCACCTAAAATTAATACATCAGAAAAAGACAAACAGTGGAATAGGTTACACATTATTTTACAGAACCATCACTAACTCCCAGGCAACACAGCTGTTTGGCCTATCCTCATAGCAATAAAGCTAGCAGCTGTAGTCATAATGTGGGTGGAGGTGGTAGACTGGAGGAGCATGTCTATTCTCCCCCTTACATTAACCATAAGGAAAATATACACCTGACCTCAGGGCAGTGAAGtaacttaaaggtccaatgcagatgTTTTTGTCTCAATATCAAATTGTTTCTGGGTAACAATCAAATATGTCACTGTGATTGTTTTTTAGTAAAAATTTTCAAAAAGAAACAAAGCTTCTGTCTCAAGCGATAATTTAGCTAGGACGGTCTGGGAGTGGACTGAGTAGggagggaaaactgaaaactagctgctaTTGAAactggaactctctttcttattggtctatttacTTACCgcctggtaacatcaccaggcaggcaaaaccaaaacaggctgacatttcagccagtcttttcaaacagctcttacactaaaatggcattatcataattttcacaatttcacagtattaatCCATCTTCATAgtgtagaaaaatatatatacagtggggagaacacgtATTTGATACACttacgattttgcaggtttcctacttacaaagcatgtagaggtctgtaatttttatcataggtacacttcaactgtgagagacggaatctaaaacaaaaatccagaaaattacattgtatgatttttaagcaaTTAATTTGCTtaaagtatttgatcacctaccaaccagtaagaattccggctctcacagacctgttagtttttctttaagaagccttcCTGTTCTCCATTCATtacctgcacctgtttgaactcgttacctgtataaaagacacctgtccacacactcaatcaaacagcctccaacctctccacaaaggccaagaccagagagctgtgtaaggacatcagggctaaattgtagacctgcacaaggctgggatggcctacaggacaataggcaagcagcttggtgagaaggcaacaactgttggcgcaattattagaaaatggaagaagttcaagatgacggtcaatcaccctcggtctggggctccatgcaagatctcaccttgtggggcatcaatgatcatgaggaaggtgagggatcagcccagaactacacggcaggacctggtcaatgacctgaaga
This window encodes:
- the htr1aa gene encoding 5-hydroxytryptamine (serotonin) receptor 1A a, producing MDFINNGSENNNTTTAFPDVVDVIPEWGDNDKEKGSRSVPEVELSYQVITSLLLGALILCSIFGNACVVAAIALERSLQNVANYLIGSLAVTDLMVSVLVLPMAALYQVLNKWTLGQEICDIFISLDVLCCTSSILHLCAIALDRYWAITDPIDYVNKRTPRRAVLLISVTWLIGFSISIPPMLGWRKAEDRANPDACTISQDPGYTIYSTFGAFYIPLILMLVLYGRIFKAARFQVWKTVKKSEKAKVSDKCLAVSPAIFHKKINVEAGGKNWKHSVEPTSKPSCVNGAVNHGENCESLEIIEVTNNSKNHLPLPNTPQSSQEVENRNEKNAEAKRKIALARERKTVKTLGIIMGTFIFCWLPFFIVALVLPFCADSCYMPEWLGAVINWLGYSNSLLNPIIYAYFNKDIQSAFKKIIKCKFHRQ